Sequence from the Trichocoleus sp. genome:
TCTGGTATGTCAGCGATGCCGCCACAGCCGCACTAATGACCGGATTCTATGAGTCGTTAAACACTGCTTCAATTAAGGCAGAAGCGCTGCGCCAGGCTCAAATTGCGATGGCACGCGGACAAGTCACGATCGCCAATGGAAAAGTACACGGTATCCCTGGCGTGGGTGACATTCCCTTACCCCAGAACGAGCAAGTCAGCGATGGTACACTCTCACACCCCTACTATTGGGCAGCCTTTACGATCGTTGGCAATCCCTGGTAGCAAAGGCTCTAACGCGATTCGGGCACTGGTTGATTGAGCATTGGTTGATTCGCTAAACTGCCTAGCTCTACTGAGCTTAACAAGGTACGCCAGCGGTTAGCTACTGTTAAACTACCGGGCTGAACCTGCCGCAAATCTGCAAGTGTGCTGATGGCTTCATACCAGATGCCCGCCTGAGCATAAAGGGTGGATCGATCGAGAGGGGTTGCTTGAGCCAGTTGGCTTTCTAACTGCGGATCGAGCGACTTGCGCTGCACCCAGCCTTCAGTAATCAGATCGCCCGATCGATCTTCTGAATCACAGACGACGGCAAACGACCAGCGATAGTCTTTCCCAATTTCCAGTGCCGGAATGCTGCCATCGGTTGGCAAACTCAGCCGCAAAAT
This genomic interval carries:
- a CDS encoding DUF928 domain-containing protein, whose protein sequence is MSQRRLFSRFVRPAILLMATGLLLNSASIALAQYIPPDRGLPGRREGGGTRGGCLLNQPSLTALMPKTNFGYTVQAHPTFLWFIPQSSATTAEFVLWGENDTEIYRTMVQLPSEPGILRLSLPTDGSIPALEIGKDYRWSFAVVCDSEDRSGDLITEGWVQRKSLDPQLESQLAQATPLDRSTLYAQAGIWYEAISTLADLRQVQPGSLTVANRWRTLLSSVELGSLANQPMLNQPVPESR